Proteins encoded in a region of the Chelonoidis abingdonii isolate Lonesome George chromosome 2, CheloAbing_2.0, whole genome shotgun sequence genome:
- the ZBTB47 gene encoding zinc finger and BTB domain-containing protein 47, whose product MPGAVSFCKLIVEKTTDYPSAEYSLVEDVALHFTCLMDRLNEQRLFQPDLCDVDIVLVQQNSIFPAHKGVLAAYSQFFHSLFTQNKQLQRVELSLEALTSQGLQQILNFIYTSKLLVNACNVQDVLNAAAVLQMNNIASSCQELINTRSLSLAMASDMALPPDACGNAVPPQYYCEIKQEVDSLHPKIYAREGNDPYSVRVEDRVGGGGNQHLPAVPAKQYYKEEKDSGLATMCKMEGGESEEDLDSQGSYNREQIIVEVNLNNQTLNVSKGMEGKPTANEAAAVISRPDGDGHDTKEEGEEENEEVGEEEEEDAEVGEEDEEEHSEEEDLEETTEEEEEEEEDEEASEVKREKSGQPRRGSRLSKATKSTMSTRSQDLAKAMEEEEGQRGRKRKKEQDGLGPKVKLEEKQHYPCKKCPRVFNNRWYLEKHMNVTHSRMQICDKCGKRFLLESELLLHHQTDCEKNIQCVACGKAFKKLWSLHEHNKIVHGYAEKKFSCEICEKKFYTMAHVRKHMVAHTKDMPFTCETCGKSFKRSMSLKVHSLQHSGEKPFKCENCNERFQYKYQLRSHMSIHIGHKQFMCQWCGKDFNMKQYFDEHMKTHTGEKALHSCR is encoded by the exons ATGCCAGGGGCCGTCTCATTCTGCAAG ctgatAGTTGAAAAGACAACTGACTACCCTTCCGCTGAATACTCTCTGGTGGAGGATGTAGCCCTCCACTTCACGTGTTTGATGGACAGACTGAATGAGCAGCGCCTGTTTCAGCCGGACCTGTGCGACGTGGACATCGTCCTAGTTCAGCAGAATAGCATCTTCCCCGCCCACAAGGGGGTCCTTGCCGCGTACAGCCAGTTCTTCCACTCTCTCTTCACTCAGAATAAGCAGCTGCAGCGGGTAGAGCTCTCCTTGGAGGCTTTGACTTCCCAAGGCCTCCAGCAGATCCTCAACTTCATCTACACCTCCAAGCTGCTGGTGAatgcctgcaatgtgcaggacgTCCTGAACGCCGCCGCTGTGCTGCAGATGAACAACATCGCCTCCTCCTGCCAGGAGCTCATCAACACCAGGTCCCTCAGCCTGGCTATGGCCAGTGACATGGCCCTGCCCCCCGACGCCTGTGGCAACGCTGTCCCCCCGCAATACTACTGTGAGATTAAGCAAGAAGTGGACTCTCTGCATCCCAAGATCTATGCCCGGGAAGGAAACGATCCCTACTCGGTGCGAGTAGAGGACAGGGTGGGTGGAGGTGGCAACCAGCACCTCCCGGCTGTGCCTGCCAAGCAGTATTacaaggaggagaaggacagTGGCCTGGCCACCATGTGTAAGATGGAGGGCGGGGAGTCTGAGGAGGATCTGGACAGTCAGGGCTCTTACAACCGGGAGCAGATCATTGTGGAGGTGAACCTCAACAACCAAACCCTCAATGTTTCCAAGGGGATGGAAGGGAAGCCCACCGCCAATGAAGCTGCCGCCGTGATCAGCCGACCAGACGGGGATGGACATGACaccaaggaggaaggggaggaggaaaatgaggaagtgggggaggaggaggaggaggatgctgaggtgggagaggaggatgaagaggagcaCAGCGAAGAGGAAGACCTGGAGGAGaccacagaggaggaggaggaagaggaggaggatgaagaggcGTCTGAAGTGAAAAGGGAAAAATCTGGGCAGCCCCGCAGGGGGAGCAGGTTGTCCAAGGCCACCAAGTCCACCATGTCCACCAGGTCCCAGGATCTGGCCAAGGcaatggaggaagaggagggccagcgtgggaggaagaggaaaaaggagcAGGATGGGCTGGGCCCGAAAGTCAagctggaggagaagcagcacTACCCCTGCAAGAAGTGCCCCCGCGTCTTCAACAACCGCTGGTACTTGGAGAAGCACATGAACGTCACCCACAGCCGCATGCAGATCTGCGACAAGTGCGGCAAGCGTTTCCTGCTGGAGAGCGAGCTTCTGCTGCACCATCAGACGGACTGCGAGAAGAACATTCAG TGTGTGGCATGTGGGAAAGCATTTAAGAAACTCTGGTCTCTGCATGAACACAATAAAATTGTCCATGGCTATGCGGAGAAGAAGttctcctgtgaaatctgtgaGAAGAAATTCTACACCATGGCACATGTTCGGAAACACATGGTTG CTCACACCAAGGATATGCCGTTCACATGTGAGACGTGTGGAAAGTCGTTCAAACGCAGCATGTCCCTGAAAGTCCATTCTCTTCAGCACTCCGGGGAAAAGCCTTTTAAATGCGAG